Proteins encoded by one window of Arachis ipaensis cultivar K30076 chromosome B04, Araip1.1, whole genome shotgun sequence:
- the LOC107639066 gene encoding transcription termination factor MTERF5, chloroplastic, producing the protein MLSLHSSTNMFNLHRQKPLIYVNLKVLFRRTPPHMFCTSQSHSLTVSYLINNLGFTPQSALNTSKRYSFKTPHKADLVIAFFKTHGFSHSHIAAIVAKLPKILSSNPQMIMPKFQFLASKGASTDDIILLATRNPKFLQSSLKNNIIPTYGMLRTYFQSDEKMLRCIASFPVSFMEARLVNSVKMLADAGVSDSAIGYLLRTRVSVLLSANFREQVDEIKELGIDPSTVKFAIALRAKKTVPKSLWDAKVDVLKSWGWSKETMSEAFRRNPLCMLSSKDKINEVMKLWVNQLGWDPLALAKFPWLFGYSLERKLIPRAFVLQYLLSRGLRNKNDELSNPFFISEELFVKRTDRLTHNFGASPEIQVGGSKN; encoded by the exons ATGTTATCACTCCATTCATCAACAAACATGTTTAACTTACACCGTCAGAAACCCCTTATCTATGTAAACCTAAAAGTTCTATTCCGAAGAACACCACCACACATGTTCTGCACTTCACAATCACACTCTTTGACGGTTTCATACCTCATCAATAACCTTGGCTTCACCCCACAATCCGCTCTAAACACCTCAAAACGGTATAGTTTCAAGACCCCACACAAGGCAGACTTAGTCATCGCATTCTTCAAGACCCATGGATTCTCCCATTCCCATATCGCTGCCATTGTTGCCAAGCTACCTAAGATACTTTCGTCCAATCCACAAATGATCATGCCAAAGTTTCAATTTCTGGCCTCCAAAGGTGCTTCCACCGATGACATTATTCTGCTAGCCACTAGGAACCCTAAATTCTTGCAATCGAGCCTCAAGAACAACATAATCCCTACTTATGGAATGCTGAGAACATACTTTCAATCCGATGAGAAAATGCTCCGTTGCATTGCTTCTTTCCCTGTTTCGTTTATGGAGGCTCGTTTGGTGAACAGTGTCAAGATGTTGGCTGATGCAGGAGTCTCTGACTCTGCTATCGGCTATTTGTTGCGTACCAGGGTTTCGGTGCTCTTGTCTGCTAACTTTAGGGAGCAGGTGGACGAAATAAAGGAATTAGGGATTGATCCTTCAACTGTTAAGTTCGCCATAGCTTTGCGTGCCAAAAAGACTGTACCGAAATCACTGTGGGATGCGAAAGTCGATGTCTTGAAGAGCTGGGGTTGGTCTAAAGAAACAATGTCCGAAGCATTCAGGAGGAACCCTTTATGTATGCTATCATCTAAGGATAAGATTAATGAGGTGATGAAACTTTGGGTCAATCAATTAGGTTGGGACCCTTTGGCTCTTGCCAAGTTTCCATGGCTTTTTGGATATAGTTTGGAGAGAAAGCTTATTCCAAGGGCTTTTGTTCTCCAGTATTTACTTTCAAGAGGTCTGAGAAACAAGAATGATGAATTAAGTAACCCATTTTTTATTTCTGAAGAGTTGTTCGTTAAAAG GACAGATAGGCTGACACACAATTTTGGTGCATCGCCTGAAATACAAGTAGGTGGGAGTAAAAATTAG
- the LOC107636189 gene encoding uncharacterized protein LOC107636189, with product MAERLPPTPSKLLQMVTELQQANQCMTEENQRMAQQIANLNNTRIENNNDWQERTEEAEQQSRPTHVSDTARQEEEQPEHNEEARQDNENDDQESSPGPFTAEVMNFVLPRRFTLPTTLTPYDGLGDPKKYIKKFTSIMIVNGASDKVLCCCFPSYLDGPALDWFCSLPAGSISRFRDISKPFEEHFAGSAIYLHDSDYLNTIKQGQHESLKDYMTRFTKIAISIPDLHLEVELHAIKSGLRPGKFQETIAVAKPKTTAEFREKAKGQIDIEELRQARKIEKLHYRDDDRTRDKKKNFKLTLRYESYTQFNTKRDDIIKEILNSKLIKPPRKAGSYPDSKGADRSKYWSFYQKHGHTTDDCVIAKDLLERLARQGHLDKYIGDHI from the coding sequence ATGGCTGAACGACTTCCGCCCACACCATCCAAACTCCTTCAGATGGTGACCGAGTTACAGCAAGCCAACCAGTGCATGACCGAGGAGAACCAAAGAATGGCACAACAAATTGCCAACTTGAATAACACCCGAATTGAAAACAACAATGATTGGCAAGAACGAACAGAAGAAGCCGAGCAGCAGTCAAGGCCAACACACGTCTCAGACACTGCTCGGCAGGAAGAGGAACAACCCGAGCATAATGAGGAAGCTCGGCAAGACAACGAGAATGACGATCAGGAAAGCTCCCCTGGGCCATTCACGGCCGAAGTGATGAACTTCGTGCTACCCCGGAGGTTTACTCTGCCGACCACCCTAACTCCCTATGATGGGTTAGGTGACCCGAAGAAATACATCAAGAAGTTCACCTCcataatgatagtaaacggtGCATCTGATAAAGTTTTATGTTGTTGCTTTCCATCTTActtagacggtcctgcacttgattggttttgttctttgcctgCAGGTTCTATTTCTCGATTTCGAGACATATCAAAGCCCTTTGAGGAGCACTTTGCTGGATCGGCCATCTACCTACATGACTCCGATTACTTGAACACAATCAAGCAAGGCCAGCACGAAAGCCTCAAGGACTACATGACGCGCTTCACAAAGATAGCCATAAGTATACCCGACCTCCACCTCGAGGTGGAACTACACGCCATAAAAAGCGGATTGCGACCAGGAAAATTCCAGGAAACTATTGCTGTAGCCAAACCTAAGACTACGGCCGAGTTCCGCGAAAAGGCAAAAGGTCAGATCGACATCGAAGAACTTCGGCAAGCTCGAAAAATAGAAAAGCTTCATTACAGAGACGACGACAGAACTCGGGACAAAAAGAAGAACTTCAAACTGACTTTGCGATATGAGTCCTACACTCAATTCAACACTAAGCGCGACGATATCATCAAGGAGATCTTGAATTCAAAATTAATCAAGCCACCAAGAAAAGCCGGCAGTTACCCAGATTCAAAAGGCGCGGACCGATCAAAATACTGGTCTTTCTACCAGAAGCATGGACACACAACTGACGACTGTGTTATCGCCAAAGACCTACTAGAGCGACTAGCTCGGCAAGGTCATCTGGACAAATACATCGGCGACCACATATAG